The following coding sequences lie in one Amycolatopsis cihanbeyliensis genomic window:
- a CDS encoding NRAMP family divalent metal transporter: MATESGTATGSDKVKRGALLGAVFLMATSAIGPGFITQTTEFTVQLGAAFAFAILISILVDIAVQLNVWRVIGVSGLRAQDLGNRVLPGLGYVIAALVVFGGLVFNVGNIAGTSLGLDALFGLEVKIGGGISALVAIGIFLSRRAGVAMDRVVVALGVLMIGMTVYATIVSGPPVGEALRQSVLPEDIDFLAITTLIGGTVGGYITYAGAHRLVDAGITGPERVARVSRGSVGALLLTGVMRWVLFLAILGVIAGGYVLGEANPTADAFQHAGGEVGLRLFGIILWAAGITSVIGASYTSVSFLVTFTPAFQRRRNWLVVGFVLVSGVLFLILNQAPTTLLVLAGALNGLILPVGFGVLLWVALRRGDLLGGYRYPRWLLAIGVAAWLLTVYLGANSLGGIADLWN, from the coding sequence ATGGCAACCGAGAGCGGCACGGCAACCGGATCGGACAAGGTCAAACGCGGCGCGCTGCTCGGCGCCGTGTTCCTGATGGCCACCAGCGCCATCGGACCCGGCTTCATCACGCAGACCACCGAGTTCACCGTGCAACTCGGCGCGGCCTTCGCCTTCGCGATCCTGATCTCGATCCTGGTGGACATCGCGGTGCAGCTGAACGTGTGGCGGGTCATCGGGGTCTCCGGCCTGCGCGCGCAGGACCTCGGCAACCGGGTACTGCCGGGCCTCGGCTACGTGATCGCGGCGCTGGTGGTGTTCGGCGGGCTGGTGTTCAACGTCGGCAACATCGCGGGCACCTCGCTCGGGCTGGACGCGCTGTTCGGGCTGGAGGTCAAGATCGGCGGCGGGATCTCCGCGCTGGTCGCGATCGGGATCTTCCTCAGCAGGCGCGCGGGGGTCGCCATGGACCGGGTCGTGGTCGCCCTCGGTGTGCTGATGATCGGCATGACGGTCTACGCCACGATCGTCTCCGGCCCACCGGTGGGCGAGGCGTTGCGCCAGTCCGTGCTGCCGGAGGACATCGACTTCCTCGCGATCACCACACTGATCGGCGGCACGGTCGGCGGGTACATCACCTACGCCGGGGCGCACCGGCTGGTGGACGCCGGGATCACCGGCCCGGAGCGGGTGGCGAGGGTCAGCCGTGGCTCGGTCGGCGCCCTGCTGCTGACCGGGGTCATGCGGTGGGTGCTGTTCCTGGCCATCCTCGGCGTGATCGCAGGCGGGTACGTACTCGGGGAGGCCAACCCGACCGCCGACGCCTTCCAGCATGCCGGGGGCGAGGTGGGGCTGCGGCTGTTCGGGATCATCCTCTGGGCGGCCGGAATCACCTCGGTCATCGGCGCCTCGTACACCTCGGTGTCCTTCCTGGTCACCTTCACGCCCGCGTTCCAGCGCCGCCGCAACTGGCTGGTGGTGGGCTTCGTGCTGGTGTCCGGGGTGCTGTTCCTGATCCTGAACCAGGCGCCGACCACGCTGCTGGTACTGGCCGGCGCGCTGAACGGCCTGATCCTGCCTGTCGGCTTCGGGGTGCTGCTCTGGGTCGCGCTGCGCCGCGGTGACCTGCTCGGCGGTTACCGCTACCCGCGCTGGCTGCTCGCCATCGGCGTCGCGGCCTGGTTGCTCACCGTGTACCTCGGCGCGAACTCGCTCGGCGGCATCGCGGACCTCTGGAACTAG
- a CDS encoding GntR family transcriptional regulator — MTATDPWVDLLAGNRSQLDRTSTAERVADVLRQHIIEGALPPGTQLSEESIGRALGVSRNTLREAFRLLVHERLLVHEFHRGVFVRLLSIADVVDLYRVRRMLETSAVRGAATVSPELVAAVGEAVTAGERAAEERRWVEVGTANMRFHQALAALAGSPRVDSMMNQLAAELRLAFHVVSRPRELHEPYLGLNRDIADLLAAGEPTAAERKLEQYFDTAEAQLVEAYRQAT; from the coding sequence ATGACCGCCACCGACCCGTGGGTGGACCTGCTCGCGGGCAACCGTTCGCAGCTCGACCGCACCAGTACCGCCGAACGGGTGGCGGACGTCCTGCGCCAGCACATCATCGAGGGCGCGCTCCCGCCCGGAACCCAGCTCTCCGAGGAGAGCATCGGCAGGGCGCTCGGCGTCTCCCGCAACACCCTGCGCGAGGCCTTCCGCCTGCTGGTGCACGAGCGGTTGCTGGTACACGAGTTCCACCGCGGGGTGTTCGTCCGGCTGCTGTCCATCGCCGACGTGGTCGACCTGTACCGGGTACGGCGGATGCTGGAGACCAGTGCCGTCCGCGGGGCCGCCACGGTGTCGCCGGAGCTCGTCGCCGCGGTGGGCGAGGCGGTGACCGCGGGGGAGCGGGCGGCCGAGGAACGGCGGTGGGTGGAGGTCGGCACCGCGAATATGCGCTTCCACCAGGCACTCGCGGCGCTGGCGGGCAGCCCGCGGGTGGACAGCATGATGAACCAGCTCGCCGCCGAGCTCCGGCTGGCCTTCCACGTGGTGTCCAGACCCCGTGAGCTGCACGAGCCCTATCTCGGGCTGAACCGCGATATCGCCGACCTGCTCGCCGCCGGTGAACCGACCGCGGCCGAGCGCAAGCTGGAGCAGTACTTCGACACCGCCGAAGCCCAACTGGTCGAGGCCTACCGCCAGGCCACCTGA
- a CDS encoding LamB/YcsF family protein, producing MTTVDLNVDLAESFGRWTLGDDAALLRIVSSANVACGFHAGDPGVIRQACVEAAKQGVAVGAQVGYRDLAGFGRRFIDMPAGELTDEVIYQIGALAGFARIAGTEVRYVKPHGALYNAIVRHREQAGAVVEAVRQYDPRLAVLGLPDSVWLRLAEDAGLRGFREAFADRAYTPEGTLVSRREPGAVLTDPELIARRCVRIASGEPIAAIDGSPITVRADSICVHGDSPGAPAIAAAVREALLAAGVRLGAFAGSDR from the coding sequence ATGACCACAGTGGACCTCAACGTCGACCTCGCGGAGAGTTTCGGGCGCTGGACGCTCGGGGACGACGCCGCCCTGCTGCGGATCGTCAGCAGCGCCAATGTGGCCTGCGGCTTCCACGCCGGTGACCCCGGAGTGATCCGGCAGGCCTGCGTCGAGGCGGCCAAGCAGGGGGTGGCCGTCGGCGCGCAGGTCGGTTACCGCGACCTGGCCGGGTTCGGCAGGCGATTCATCGACATGCCCGCCGGGGAGCTGACCGACGAGGTGATCTACCAGATCGGGGCGCTGGCGGGATTCGCGCGGATCGCGGGCACCGAGGTCCGCTATGTGAAGCCACACGGCGCCCTGTACAACGCGATCGTGCGGCACCGGGAGCAGGCGGGTGCCGTGGTGGAGGCGGTCCGGCAGTACGACCCGCGGCTCGCCGTGCTCGGCCTGCCCGACTCGGTCTGGCTGCGCCTCGCCGAGGACGCCGGGCTGCGCGGGTTCCGGGAGGCCTTCGCCGACCGCGCCTACACCCCGGAGGGCACGCTGGTCTCCCGGCGCGAGCCGGGAGCGGTGCTCACCGACCCCGAGCTGATCGCCCGCCGGTGCGTCCGGATCGCGTCCGGCGAGCCGATCGCGGCGATCGACGGCAGCCCGATCACCGTGCGGGCCGACTCCATCTGCGTGCACGGGGACAGTCCGGGGGCACCGGCCATCGCCGCGGCCGTGCGGGAGGCGCTGCTCGCCGCGGGCGTCCGGTTGGGCGCGTTCGCGGGCAGCGACCGGTGA
- a CDS encoding pyroglutamyl peptidase, whose product MSSLSRRASVVAFGLAAVFVASAQTALADPGIDRSCFDAAAPLTVEEQRSALPVPREILRRSGFDRFETHLARLLCAAPDRVVARIAVSSQAKRLWRAAVHRARGTAGPGGLPASDDRPLYWARLRLSGLLRQWTPRFGLDEAERARLIDTLETSSRGRDAVRYPTGVRRILVSGFDPFRLDGDIRRSNPSGAAALALDGTTVRTRSGPARIEAVLFPVLWRPFEEGTVERTLLLHLPEVDLFATLSQGRQGRFDIERFNGRWHEGTDNNNELRPGSTVPIPADVPTVEPAPEFVPTTLPYEDIVRADTGRFPVYDNTGVLEIPPGGTEPVFRPDGPTPGSTARAGGGGSYLSNEIAYRATLLRDALGLDVPGGHVHTPILEFGPGNTGELTDPVFERNQRDITAQLRSIVTTAAGTLGRTPDQRRLRSG is encoded by the coding sequence ATGTCATCGTTGTCCCGCCGGGCTTCGGTGGTCGCGTTCGGGCTTGCCGCCGTGTTCGTGGCGAGCGCCCAGACCGCACTGGCCGACCCCGGCATCGATCGCTCATGTTTCGACGCGGCGGCACCGCTGACCGTCGAGGAGCAACGTTCGGCCCTCCCGGTGCCCCGGGAGATCCTGCGCCGCAGCGGGTTCGACCGGTTCGAGACCCACCTCGCCAGGTTGCTGTGCGCCGCCCCGGACCGGGTGGTCGCCAGGATCGCGGTCTCCTCCCAGGCGAAGCGCCTCTGGCGCGCGGCGGTGCACCGGGCGCGGGGCACGGCCGGTCCGGGCGGGCTACCCGCCTCCGACGACCGGCCGCTGTACTGGGCCAGGCTGCGGTTGAGCGGCCTGCTGCGGCAGTGGACGCCCCGGTTCGGCCTGGACGAGGCGGAGCGGGCGCGGCTGATCGACACGCTGGAGACCTCCTCCCGGGGCCGGGACGCGGTGCGCTACCCCACCGGGGTCCGGCGGATCCTGGTCAGCGGGTTCGACCCGTTCCGGCTGGACGGGGACATTCGTCGCAGCAATCCCTCCGGCGCGGCGGCACTCGCCTTGGACGGCACGACCGTTCGGACGAGGTCGGGACCCGCGCGCATCGAGGCCGTCCTGTTCCCGGTGCTGTGGCGGCCGTTCGAGGAGGGCACGGTGGAGCGCACCCTGCTGCTGCACCTGCCCGAGGTGGACCTGTTCGCCACCCTCAGCCAGGGGCGGCAGGGCCGGTTCGACATCGAGCGGTTCAACGGGCGCTGGCACGAGGGCACGGACAACAACAACGAGCTGCGCCCCGGCTCCACGGTGCCGATCCCGGCGGACGTTCCGACCGTCGAACCCGCGCCCGAGTTCGTCCCGACCACCCTGCCGTACGAGGACATCGTGCGGGCGGACACCGGCCGCTTCCCGGTCTACGACAACACCGGCGTGCTGGAGATCCCGCCCGGCGGCACGGAGCCGGTGTTCCGGCCGGACGGCCCGACGCCGGGGTCGACCGCGCGGGCGGGCGGCGGGGGAAGTTACCTCTCCAACGAGATCGCCTACCGGGCGACCCTGCTGCGCGACGCGCTGGGGCTGGACGTCCCCGGCGGGCACGTACACACGCCGATCCTCGAGTTCGGGCCCGGCAACACCGGTGAGCTGACCGACCCGGTGTTCGAGCGGAACCAGCGGGACATCACCGCGCAGCTCCGCTCGATCGTCACCACCGCCGCGGGCACGCTCGGCCGCACTCCCGACCAACGAAGGTTGCGGTCGGGGTAG
- a CDS encoding 5-oxoprolinase subunit B family protein — protein sequence MRILRCADSGLLVELNDLDAVRALYAALSAAVPPGVTDLVPAARTLLLRVDPGRAELAEVERAVRAAPRTAGDRRDEGLLRVPVVYDGHDLAEVARVTGLTESQVVAEHTGTEWTVAFGGFAPGFGYLAGGSARLEVPRRAESRTRVPAGAVALAGTFSGVYPRESPGGWQLIGRTELEMWRTDRDPPALLRPGVRVRFEEVGR from the coding sequence ATGCGGATCCTCCGGTGCGCCGATTCCGGGCTGCTGGTCGAGCTGAACGACCTCGACGCGGTGCGGGCGCTGTATGCCGCGCTGTCCGCGGCCGTCCCGCCCGGGGTGACCGACCTCGTCCCGGCCGCCAGGACCCTGTTGCTGCGGGTCGATCCGGGCCGGGCCGAGCTTGCCGAGGTCGAGCGGGCCGTGCGCGCCGCCCCGCGCACGGCGGGCGACCGTCGCGACGAGGGACTGTTGCGGGTCCCTGTGGTGTACGACGGGCACGACCTCGCCGAGGTGGCCAGGGTCACCGGGTTGACCGAGAGCCAGGTGGTGGCGGAGCACACCGGTACGGAGTGGACGGTCGCGTTCGGTGGCTTCGCACCGGGTTTCGGCTACCTCGCGGGTGGTTCGGCGCGGTTGGAGGTGCCGAGGCGGGCCGAGTCACGTACCAGGGTGCCCGCCGGCGCGGTCGCGCTGGCCGGGACGTTCAGCGGTGTCTATCCGCGGGAGTCCCCCGGTGGGTGGCAGCTGATCGGACGCACCGAGCTGGAGATGTGGCGTACCGACCGCGACCCGCCCGCGCTGCTGCGTCCGGGCGTGCGGGTGCGGTTCGAGGAGGTCGGCCGGTGA
- a CDS encoding biotin-dependent carboxyltransferase family protein, with amino-acid sequence MKALEVLETGPLATVQDLGRPGLAHIGVGTSGAADRGSLRLANRLVGNEEGAAAIEITVGGLAARVSGPLTVAVTGAPCPVTVGGRRQAVNTVLRVPAGAVLRLGTADRGLRAYLAVRGGIAADEVLGSRATDLLAGSGPPVLRPGMELPVGPPPAGFPTVEQAPVPHPAAGTLALTVVPGPRADWFLPCALDTLLRESYVVATESNRVGIRLDGPELPRSRHEELPSEGLVAGAIQVPPSGRPTLFLADHPVTGGYPVIAVVVHSDVDKAAQARPGMSLRFRAAGGTRGKK; translated from the coding sequence GTGAAGGCGCTGGAGGTGCTCGAGACCGGACCGCTGGCCACCGTGCAGGACCTCGGCAGGCCCGGACTCGCGCATATCGGCGTCGGCACCTCCGGAGCGGCCGACCGGGGATCGCTGCGCCTGGCGAACCGGCTGGTCGGCAACGAGGAGGGCGCGGCGGCCATCGAGATCACCGTGGGCGGCCTCGCCGCCCGGGTGAGCGGCCCGCTCACCGTCGCGGTGACCGGTGCGCCGTGCCCGGTCACCGTGGGCGGCAGGCGGCAGGCGGTGAACACCGTCCTGCGCGTTCCCGCCGGGGCGGTGCTCCGGCTGGGCACCGCGGATCGCGGCCTGCGCGCCTACCTCGCGGTGCGGGGCGGGATCGCGGCCGACGAGGTGCTGGGGTCCCGAGCCACCGACCTGCTCGCCGGGTCCGGGCCCCCGGTGCTGCGGCCGGGGATGGAGTTGCCGGTCGGCCCGCCTCCGGCCGGGTTCCCCACCGTCGAGCAGGCTCCGGTTCCCCATCCGGCAGCCGGCACGCTGGCTCTCACCGTGGTTCCCGGGCCACGCGCGGACTGGTTCCTGCCGTGCGCGCTGGACACCCTGTTGCGGGAGTCCTACGTGGTCGCTACGGAGAGCAACCGGGTGGGCATCCGGCTGGACGGGCCGGAACTGCCCCGTTCCCGGCACGAGGAGCTACCGAGCGAGGGCCTGGTCGCGGGTGCGATCCAGGTACCGCCGTCCGGCCGGCCGACCCTGTTCCTCGCCGACCATCCCGTCACCGGCGGCTACCCGGTCATCGCCGTGGTGGTTCATTCCGATGTGGACAAGGCGGCACAGGCTCGTCCGGGTATGTCCCTGCGGTTCCGAGCGGCCGGTGGGACACGTGGAAAAAAGTAG